In Vespula pensylvanica isolate Volc-1 chromosome 21, ASM1446617v1, whole genome shotgun sequence, one genomic interval encodes:
- the LOC122636368 gene encoding 60S ribosomal protein L37a — protein MAKRTKKVGITGKYGTRYGASLRKMVKKMEITQHSKYTCTFCGKDAMKRSVVGIWSCKRCKRTVAGGAWVYSTTAAASTRSAVRRLREVKEQ, from the exons ATG GCTAAGCGTACAAAGAAGGTTGGAATCACAGGAAAATATGGCACCAGATATGGAGCTTCTCTCAGGAAAATGGTtaagaaaatggaaataacACAGCACAGTAAATACACTTGTACATTCTGTGGCAAG gATGCTATGAAACGCAGTGTCGTTGGAATCTGGTCATGTAAACGATGTAAAAGAACAGTGGCAGGAGGTGCATGGGTATATTCTACGACTGCTGCTGCATCGACTAGGTCGGCAGTTCGAAGATTAAGGGAAGTTAAAGAGcagtaa
- the LOC122636367 gene encoding SH3 domain-binding glutamic acid-rich protein homolog, translating to MVVKIYVSGISGNKEVKKRQQRVLMILDSKNVDYETIDITEPGKELDKEFMQSNSVGRDSKYPLPPQIFNEDEYCGDYEDFDMANELDELEKFLKITPPVSPEDISQDSKAQNNDVQENGNTSSREPSTDKDAATVKSESAEDRTDLPNDNDPLDGSKPTELDGGTKGNEEDVEQMEETGDKNEEKSDDQEKEE from the exons ATGGTCGTTAAAATCTACGTATCGGGTATCAGCGGGAACAAGGAA GTGAAGAAAAGACAGCAGCGGGTTTTAATGATATTGGATAGTAAAAATGTAGATTATGAAACTATCGATATAACCGAACCAGGAAAGGAGTTGGATAAAGAGTTTATGCAAAGCAATAGCGTTGGAAGAGACAGTAAATATCCTTTACCACctcaaatatttaatgaagatGAATATTGTGGg GATTATGAAGATTTTGATATGGCTAATGAGTTAgacgaattagaaaaatttcttaaaataacaCCTCCAGTTAGTCCAGAAGATATTTCTCAAGATTCAAAAGCACAAAACAATGATGTTCAAGAAAATGGGAACACTTCGAGTCGAGAg CCATCCACAGACAAAGATGCAGCTACAGTAAAATCAGAAAG CGCAGAAGATAGAACAGATTTGCCAAACGATAATGATCCATTAGATGGATCCAAACCGACAGAACTTGATGGTGGAACAAAAGGGAATGAAGAAGATGTAGAACAAATGGAAGAAACTGGCGATAAGAATGAAGAGAAATCTGatgatcaagaaaaagaagaatag